The Candidatus Manganitrophaceae bacterium region ATCATCCTTTATATGAACTGGCGGCTCACCTTTCTGGTTCTTCTCCTCATCCCGATCGTGGTGGCGATCGCCCGGTGGATGGGAAAGCGGCTCCGGCGGCTCTCCTTGGCGGTGCAGGACCGCCTGGCCGATACGACGACTTTGATGGAGGAGATGATTACGGGAATTCGAACGATCAAATCGTTCAGCCGCGAACGATATGAACAAGATCGCTTCAACCGACAGATGGAAAAGACGCTCTCCGTCGCCCTCGCGCGGCTTCAAATTTCGGCGGCGTTCGGGCCGGTGATGGTCTTCCTCGGCTCAAGCGCGGCGACGGCGATTCTTTGGTACGGCGCCGGCGAGATCCTCTCCGGGAAAATCACGCCGGGCGAGGTGATCGCCTTTGTCATCTACGCCATTATTATTACCGGTCCGATCGGCAGCTTCGCCCGGCTCTTCTCGCAGCTTCAAGAAGGGTTAGGATCGAGCCAGCGGGTCTTCGAAATTCTCGACACAAAGCCCGACGTCACCGATCTTCCTCTTGCCCCGCCGCTCCCGCCGATCCGAGGGGAGGTCGCTTTCAAACAGGTCTCCTTTCACTACCTTTCCGATCAGCCGGTCTTGCAGCAGATCTCCTTTAGCGTCGCGCCGGGAGAGAAGGTCGCGCTCATCGGGCCGAGCGGCGCCGGGAAGAGCACCTTGATCCACCTGCTCCACCGCTTCTACGATCCAACTTCCGGTACGATCGAGGTCGACGGACATCCGCTTCGACAGATTCAGATCAAGAGCTATTACGACCAAATTGCTTATGTTCCGCAGGAGGTGATCCTCTTCGGCGGAACGCTGCGTGAGAACATCCTCTACGGAAAGCTCGACGCCACGGAGGAGGAGCTGCTTGCTGCCTCGCGCGCAGCCCATGCTGACGCCTTCATTGCCACTTTCCCGCGGGGGTATGAAACCCGCGTCGGCGAGAAAGGG contains the following coding sequences:
- a CDS encoding ABC transporter ATP-binding protein; this encodes MKTDSPVRRPDPPSKRRDLQRILSYTRPHWGSMALATLFLLLSSVISLALPWIARRAVDAIMVDHRMVSPLLLIGMILLFFIQALFSFGHNYLLGGIGQKVLMQLRILLFEHLQSLSLPFFSRRRTGELLSRLTNDLAVVQTLATELPVNLIRQALILIGGIAIILYMNWRLTFLVLLLIPIVVAIARWMGKRLRRLSLAVQDRLADTTTLMEEMITGIRTIKSFSRERYEQDRFNRQMEKTLSVALARLQISAAFGPVMVFLGSSAATAILWYGAGEILSGKITPGEVIAFVIYAIIITGPIGSFARLFSQLQEGLGSSQRVFEILDTKPDVTDLPLAPPLPPIRGEVAFKQVSFHYLSDQPVLQQISFSVAPGEKVALIGPSGAGKSTLIHLLHRFYDPTSGTIEVDGHPLRQIQIKSYYDQIAYVPQEVILFGGTLRENILYGKLDATEEELLAASRAAHADAFIATFPRGYETRVGEKGLTLSGGQRQRIALARAFLKNPRLLILDEATAYLDNESEFFIQEALERLMVGKTTFVIAHRLTTIQKADRILVLNKGQLVEQGTHATLIQQQGLYYHLYTLKAAETPIPNG